In Yarrowia lipolytica chromosome 1F, complete sequence, a genomic segment contains:
- a CDS encoding uncharacterized protein (Compare to YALI0F22136g, similar to Saccharomyces cerevisiae TOA2 (YKL058W); ancestral locus Anc_2.580, similar to uniprot|Q7SEH7 Neurospora crassa NCU09748.1 hypothetical protein), which yields MSTPPYYNIYRVSSIGTALTEALDELIRDSTIPPQLALKVVEVFDRVMADTLRNDVRNRMSFKGELHTYRGLEDVWTFIIRRVVFKMDNNDVVNADKIKIVTCNARKAGDA from the exons ATGAGTACCCCTCCTTATTACAACATCTACCGGGTCAGCAG CATAGGAACAGCTCTCACGGAGGCCCTGGATGAGCTGATTCGAGATAGCACGATCCCGCCACAGCTGGCGCTtaaggtggtggaggtgtttgaCCGGGTCATGGCCGACACTCTGCGAAATGATGTGCGCAATCGAATGTCCTTCAAGGGCGAATTGCATACCTACCGAGGGCTGGAGGACGTGTGGACGTTCATCATCCGACGGGTGGTGTTCAAGATGGACAACAATGACGTGGTCAACgccgacaagatcaagattGTTACCTGTAATGCCCGGAAGGCCGGTGATGCGTAA